The sequence below is a genomic window from Theobroma cacao cultivar B97-61/B2 chromosome 6, Criollo_cocoa_genome_V2, whole genome shotgun sequence.
aaaaaacttaCATAAGTTAATTAGTAAAAGAGACAGGCACATGGTAAGGGTTAATCAATTCTTTATGCCAAGATGGCATGATTTCATGACGAAATTAGAGCTGAGTGTTTTCATCGGTTAAGCTCATAATTCCAATGCTTCAGAACTGCAGATAGTATTGTATTGCAGAATGACCCACAATATGGAGAATCATGGCATTTTAGCTACCCATTGAGAGGAGAAGGGAGTTTCGGTTtatctctcttctttttcccatgaaaatgcttaagaaatagtAAAATCTTGATCAGAGTCTTTAATAGTAAAACTAGTTAAACCAGatgttattatttttgctTTAGTACCTGTTTCTGGTGGTACCATGGTCTCCATGCCATAATGATGGGCAGCCCCAAAGTCTTTAAGCTGTATCTCGTGGACAGAACAGGAACTCTTCCATCCGTGTCTCCACTAAACCACTCAGAAGCAATTACCATGAGATGGAAAAAAACAAACGACTACAATCTGTAGAAAACTGTTCTAAGCATGTGAATTACCTGTAGACCCAAATTCTAACTCCTGCTGCAATAAGCTTTTTGTATATGGGAAGTACTGATCGCTTTGAGTCTGACCAATCATCAAATATCTTGTGACTGCATTATGAAGAGAACGACAGTGTTCAGTTGACTTTAAAACACCACAATCCCAGTATGCTTCTACTCATCATTGCAGGCTCATAACATTGatgcatgtatatatatataaataaggcATTACTTGCAGATGCTCCAGTTCCTGAGATGCTGACCATCACTAACATGGAGAGCCTTTTGAACATCCAGTCTATTGTAGAAAGCTTTTGCATAATTATCAAGGCAGGGATCATAACCACCCAAAATCCTTGGCATCTGGTAAGGAAAAATCCATGAAACCACCATGTCAAAAACTTCTCCAAAGAAGTGAATGGAAGTACTACAATATCAATATGgaataaaggaaattataaaagagaacaagaatttttttttttataattgagggagagggaattcaaattttacttttttaaataGAAGAATCATGCATCAACCAATAAACCAAATGTTCGGACGCAAAGAGAACAAGAATTTAAGTCACGAGAAATTACTCTAACATTGATTTTATATCATGGAACAATGTTAAGCTACAGAAATGAAACATGTGATTACCATATTGGATTTTCGCTTCATCATGACTTGCAATAGTGATTTGTCATCTGAACCTGCAGTATCACCAATGCACACTGAGGTGTATAGGCTGTAGATATCAATCTCCTTATACTGTTTGAATACTTCATCCACAGCTTGATTACAATCTTCATTGCTCCATGGATCATTGCTATAAAAATCACAGTTTTCACTGATTATTTTGTGAGTTTCATCAGATACCACAGCATGGCTCCAAGCATAATCCATCAGGCCTTTCCAATCCTCAGGACCATCTGTTTCAGGATTACCCAACTATTGACAAGAAGGAAAATTCCAAAACGTCAAGCATGCAATAGTCTAGTCAAAAAAGTATGACCAGATTGATTATCATGAGTGTATAACTAGCCTAAAgaatcttgtttttttttttctaattcacAAATGATCataccaaaatacccttgagCTCAATACGAAGTGAAGGATCCTTGTTGTTGTCATTGATGAGCTCAGCCAGCTCTGGCACATATTTTCCTGTGAAAAACAAGTCAATTGAGAATCACTCTGCTGAGATAAAGACAAAAGTAATTATTCAACAGAAATACCTGCATAGCTCTCCCCAGCAATATAAAAGGTTCGATTTCGATATGATGGGAACTTGAGGAACCACTGATGCAGGAAATTGTAAGAATCATTTGCTGGTGTAAGTAGTCAATAAGAGAAACAAGCACAAATTAGTCACAATCATAATCTTCCGATAATGACCAGAAGTTCATATAATAGAAATTATACATAGAAGCTACACATATCTACGTATGACATACAAATTAAAACTCTGCATAATTATCTCAACATTATTTTGGAAATTATTTAGAGGAAGGAGATTTGAACTTGAAATCCCACTCTTTGTTGAAGTGGTGTGACAACTATATAATTAGCTAGGTTGTATATAATTTTTGCCACAATTGACCAATACTGTTGGACATACTATAAAACATGGCAGACCATGTTATATTAAGATACAGGTGCATCAAAATTGTGTGTTAAACTCACCAGTAAACTCATCTCCTAGCTTATCATAATCAGTAGAAGTATTTGAGTACGAAAATCCAACTCCAACAGGAGATTCCAGGAATAACATATTGGCTTCTGCATCATCACAgacattaattaaaaaattcttagTATGGTATTGGAATATGGAGAAATCAGCATAAAGATCGGTTCATAAGAGAAACCATAAAAGTAAGGGTGCATAACAAATAATTGAATACTGATAAcaatgatgatgttgatggcAACAACAATAAACAACCGGGATGAACAGATAAGAACATACATACTTGCAACTTAGATATGCAAGTTGGCTAGAAAACTATATAAATTGTGAACTTTATACCTTTATTCCATGAGAAgttgttaaatttaattccACGCCCATCGGTGTCCACTATGAAAGGACCAATCTCTTGCGTTGCACCATATCCCACGGAAGAGCACCCAGGACCTGAAACATAAAGAACTTGTCAGCTTATCAGAGAacatagaataaagaaaaagggaaagaatcaaattgaattatggTATGGGGGTTATTCCCACGAGtggaaatcaaggaaaacaatgACATCCACTAAGAGAGAACATGTGACAATGATAATATATATCCTGATACCCCTAGCTAGGATATTAGCAATTATTCAACAGAAAACTTTGCTTTATATGGCCCGGGGTCTGTCTAACAACCAGGCAACACTAGAAATGAAAGGAGTCTGTGAtagctttctctttttctcgtCCTTTATCCTATATGTACAAATAAATATCAGAGGTAAAGATATGTATAGGGAGAGATCTTTTGGTTGAAAGATTGGAATCTGAGAAGGCATAGAGTAGCTTTGACAACAAATGTATTTTTTCTGGCCAGCATCTTCCATTACAATCTATTCGGAAGATAACATGAGAACAAGTTGCCTTAGGTAGAAGAGCAATTTGATAACTTTCCAGATAGTTTTATCCATTATTCTTACCTCCATTAAGCCAGAGCACCAATGGTTTTTCGTCAGGGTGAGACATAGCCTCGTAGAACCAATAAAAAAGTGCTCTTCCATTCTTTTGATTCACAGTGACATAGCCAGCATAATGGCGGAAGTCTACAGCTGGCTGGCCAGGCAAGTTGGTAACGAGATCATCATTTCCCAGGGAGCTCAATTCCTTCTTGCTATACCATCGCCAATGTCTATCATCCGTGACAGGATGCACTGATGATATAGTTGAAACAAAAGccaaaataaggaaaagtgcCAATTTCCGTCCAAAATCCATGTTCATACAGACAAATTAAACAAGTCAGACCGACTACAACCAAATGAGGACCAGTAGCAAACCAAGAAGATCACATATCTATTTATACTGCTTTAACCTAGGGACGATTTCCAAAAACATACCAAGGAAGGTACAGAAGAAATTCTCCCACGTGGCACCATGGATTTTATAAGGTTGCCTACTTTTATGGCATCTGACGTGGATTTTTAGGCAGTTTTGAGTGTTCTTGCTTGAGAAAAGGGATGGTGGAGCCTCTGTTGGGTTGTTGAATCATGGTAAGATGAACTACGTCATCGAATATATCCACAATAATTTATCCTGAACACAATCCACATGATCTTATTCTTTGTCAAAGCAATGATCATTATCAGTACTAAGGGAGAACAGAAAACTGGACTCTGATTAAACAGATACTTGATCTTCAATAGTAATCTGTTATAACACATTAGGCAATTGCCATGCAAGGATAACAAGACAAGTGATACAACCAAGCCAGCATGTACTAGTGGCCATCATTCAAAAATCTCGTCATGAAGTAAAAGGTAAAGCTAAATCAAGAGGATATGATTTCTGGCTTAATCAATAAAAGATAAACAAGGAAAGACATTAAACGAGAAAATATGGACAGGAAAAGGTGATAAGATTTCTTGTCcatatgagaatgattttccATGTAAATGAGAGAGTCAaactttccttttattttcttggtagAAGATTATctcttaattaaaaaacaattttaaactAACAAgtagatatatatacattgtAACCTGCCTGTTTACACCATGGTGATTTCCATATTTGAAAATGGTCAAGTTGTCTTTTAACTTCTTCAGTTTATTGCACCAAATGATCCTTAAACATGTAGGAATGGCCCTTTTTTGCAGTCAAGGTTAAAAAATTACTGGTTTTTAAGTAGAAAAGCACATATGGTAATTCATAAATCCATATTCATTCAGTCAAAGTCTCCatggaaattgaaaaaaagacAGTGGGAACATGTATTTGATATTGAACCTACCAGATTCTTTTATACTTCTGTCCACCATAATGTTCAAAATGATGGGATAACTCAGACTGTGTGAACTTTGAACATAGAAGTTTGACTGGGAAAGGTGATCCAGCAATTTGCTTCTTTATTCTATTACCATGCTTGTCAAAAAGTTTGGTCTTTGTTTCTAGAATAATTCTTGAATCTAGAAAAGCTACGTTAGTGTATgcattttataattaacacCAACAGGTAAATAACCGATGATATGTTAGCATTCGGTAAGCTGTGTGGAGAAATGCAAAGTATAGACTCAAAAATATTACCCAAGACTACCTGGTGATCCATCTTTCTTAATTTCCTCTCAGAGCAATtgaaaagatgaagaaaaatcaGTTATTTTTCCACTACAAAGCTCaatcaaggaatgactaaccAAGTAAATGAAGTAACAGATGGATTCCTCTTCGGTTCAGCTTATGAAACAGATGTATATATATCAAGTATGATTGCTCTATTGATTGATTCTGCACTAAAGAGATACGTAAGGCATTGATCTATATCAATTATTGGCCAATCTGAATGACCTAAAACTGCATTGTAAGTACTAACAACTACCTAATAGGAGTGCTCTGAATGCCATGGTGCTACTACCCCAGTGTTAAACATTACTATCCTAAACTAAAGATGGTCAGTTAAATCATATAAAAGTCAGACCAACTGTTACAAAGTCTACAATCGTCCTCGTCTATGATTATACAAAGACTACAACAGCACGTGGCAGTATCTTCATAAGTATTGACTGGCTTATGGCCAGTGAATTATCTTATCAAAAAGAGAAGCCAGTATACATGAAAAGACATTGTGGCATATATTCACAACTAGTGGTTCTTCCAAACTGGAGAAAAAGTAAACTGTTTTATAAGCATCTCATCATCACAAAGTTGAAAGATGGAGTTTTGTGGCGAACCTTGTGCGTCGTGACTCTTGAATCTGAAGAACCCCCAGGTGGTGAAAGGTATGAAAAGGAACATCAAAGTGGTTGTTGTACAATGACCTGGATCCCAACTTTATTTCATTGAATAATGCGATGAAAAACATCTCATAGGTATTCAGTGCATGACTTATTCAtgttctttctttattttctgtttGATGTACATTAATCCGACGGCAACTGTCATATGTCATCATCACAAGCATCAAAGATATATATTCCTTCATAATTAAAGTTTGCAGCCTCTAGAGTTTATGCACTCTTACTGAAAGCATTGATGAACATAAACAAATATTTCCTGTCTAGTTGTGATGCTGATCATTAATCCCACTGTTATATGACAAATTATCCCTTTAACTAGttaaatatgaaaacaaaTACTCTACATCTATATGCAAAACATAGCTAAATATCCATCCCACGTCATTTCGTGAGCACCAAAAATGGCACCCAAAAAGCAACCTGCCACATGTACTTCAGACTCACACACTGCAACCTAACTTCATATTGGCCAAATTGGATGTCCACCTAAACCCTTTACTCAACTCTTTTTTTCATTCCCTTTGGTGTTGATCCACTGCCACTAATCAGGAATGTGGACAATGCCAAGAAAGGAAAGTGCAGATCTATGCTAAGCTCATTACAGAAAACATATTATTTTAACTAAGTTATTAAGTGTATCACACACATGAGCTCAATCACTTAAACTCATGAAATGCTCCACATCAGTTGTCTGGTAACAAATCTGAACAATGAGGAGACCAATTAGCACACGCGAAATATCAGTGTAGCTTTTTTCACTGGAGATAAACATCTAGACTGCAATAAGCTCCTGCTTTGTTATTAGACAGGAGATGAAGTTGGCATAATTAATCAGGAGTTGTAAAAATCAATCTTTGCCTCCTGTCAAAACTAAATTTGAGATTGCAGAGGCTAAAAGCTAAAAGTCAAATGGGAGAATGCGAGACTGataatcaaattcaatatatttttaaaatgaacaaaaatattctaaattATTTCATTAGTGGCTAAGTGACCTGCAGAATTAGGAGAGTAGGAGTTGAATCCCACCcatcatttatatatatctatGTTTACATTCTCAGTAAAGATAATATTTCTAAATACTTCTCTCAACTACTtataatgagaaaattatgctCCCAGAAAGTTCATCTAAAATGCTTACATCAGGAACCTTGAGAAAGAGAGCAGAAGGTTGTTCATTCCAAGTAAAACCAAGTTTGAAGTGTTTCAACTATCACTAAAGGACAAATGCTGCCAGAAAGAAGTAAGAGGAAACATGCTCTAGTACTTCCAATggtaaaatcaattcaaataCACCCTGAACAGACCAGAACATAGCATAACCTCCTCTGCATCCCTACATGATAAAACTGTGCCAACAACCTTCTCAACAAATAAGCAtacaaaagaatatatatatatatacatgccattttgttcattttcttATGATTGACTCAAAAAAGAGGCAATTTCCCCCTTTCAAGTTTtgaaagtaaataaatagGCTTGTTTTCTTTATCTGATCATCACCACCTTCCTGAACCAGCGTCTATTTGCTCAGCACTGCAGTGTTATTCCTTTTTCAGATGATATATACTACACAGATAATTTCTCACTTCAACACATAAACATTTTGTGATTCTGTCATGTGGAAAAAGTGCTGAAGCCATTCATCTAGTATTTTTGACCTATAATCTAGGGTCTACATATACATACAAGAGCCTACAAATAGTGGGTGTCAGACTATTCTGAAGCATGAGAAGACACATTACCATGTGGAACATATTGCGTATAAAATTCCAATTGACCAAAAATCTGATTCTGATAAGCCTCATCTTGAACCATTCTCTCAATAACATCTATCGAACAGCTATTTGTGTGTAATtgatctttttttattctttgccACAATCGTATGACCATAAAGTTGACACAAAAGgcatattttctttgtttgttcTCATTCTAGTGGGCACAAGCATTATCAATTCATGATGACCTAAGATGTTCACTGTAATTAGTGAGAAGAAGATAGACTTGTAGCAAGCTACTTGTACAATACATTGACAACCAGATCTTAAGAGTACACTGGCTCCAAAAGTTTCTCTGGATGAACTTATCCCATAGCTGTGTGTAAAATGACGGGAATCTGAGCTACTTTGTTAATGTTGACCATTTGAAATGCTTCTTTTCAATGTAACAGCATAATCATTGGTTAATTGAATCAAGCAGACTAACTCTAATATGCTTCATGAATCCAATTATATGCTGCATTTCCCTAGAGAAACCCTTTTAGCTAGCACAGGCCCCCATTCTTGACCTAGTTTCAATTGATGATTATCCCGAATTTATCAATCAAAATGCCACCGAGGGGCCGACAGATTAGACCAATGccattgagaaaaaaaaaaaaagattagaCGAATACCTACCTATGATCCTAGCATATAAATCTCAGTTGTATTCCTCTTTTGTGCTTTTGAAGGTTTCAACCGCCACTAACAAAAGTGAATACTGCTTTTGCTGCACTTATTTGACCTACCTAACATTGGAATGGATTGTGGATAAACCAAAAGTTGACAGAACTCTTACAAGCAagcttttgataaaaaaaaaattgtgaaaaataactattttcataaatttaatttaaaaatattattttttataattttaattatttttattaatttttgacatgatttgataataatactttttaaataatttcagacgaattaaaatgatttcagTTTTTCCTCTCACCATTcagataaaaatttcaaaattaaatctcgatttctctctctactcaAATATATTTATCTCGCCATCCAATTcgcagagatgacatcaagttatttcttattttgttttatttttttggatggtGGATCTTGAGGTTTTTAAGTGTGATGAATAGTAATTTTACTCTTTGCAGGCAGCGATTTTgctcaaaaagaaagaacagtTAAAGTATGTTTGATGGGTTTTATAGTGGTTCACTGTTTTGTTGTGTTTAGGATTGGGATGATTGTTAAGTATGTTTGTtagggattttgattttttttttatgagattttgagttgaaattgttcaaggaatattttgtaaagaggatatattttgtttttgtataaggAGAGTGAGCAAGGCCCCCCGATAGGGATATATTTTCTCTTGCTTTGGAGAGTTATGGAGTTTTATAacctattttttaaaaaatacataatttcgtgacttagcaaaaaaaaaagtatgtgttttaggttcttgagtttattagATTATTCATATAACCTCAAAATTGAGTTTTACTGGTTTTTAGGTATTGTGTAACtaatttttaggcattacgtgactagtttttagacattacgtgactgatttttaagcaatgTTTAAATCACACAATGCCTTATtaactagtcacgtaatgtcttactaacaagtcacgcaatgccttatcagaaACTACTCACGTAATACCTTAtcaaaactagtcacgcaatacctatcaactagtcacacaATGTTTTATCAGAAACTAATCATGTAATGTCTTATCAAAattagtcacgtaatgcccaaagttagtcacgcaatgcccaaagtcagtcacgcaatATCCAAAGTCAGTCATGCAATGTCCaaagtcagtcacgcaatatccaaagtcagtcacgcaatacctaaaaactagtcacgtaattctcaaaaatcaccaaaactactgaattctatttaacaagatcaacaacttcaaacgatataccatattccatttaacgacataattaatgaatatgaatgctcaaaatgttcaaaagttttttttcatatatcaaaaatcactctaaaatgcttaaaaatgttcaaaacGCTCACAGATTTTCTTCGTGTATCAAAAACCACTCCAAAATactcaaaatgcttaaacgtTTTTCTTTCTAGTAAGAAATACTCCAGAGATGAATAGTCTTGTGAGAAAAGCTCAAAAAATGAGTCAGTTTGAGGTGAAAATCTAAACATACTTGACTCGTTAATAGGTTTCGGGTTGAGACACAGAGCCAAATAAATGGGTCGATTtcattaaggataattttgtccaaattttaattctcttgacttaaaacaattaaaattatgaggagatttattattaaaaacacGTTATACATAAAGtccatttaaaaaaagaacccTTTTGGCAATGTTCCTTGCACATATAGTTCTAGTCGAGCAAGTGAATGTGCTCTTATGAAATCACTTAACTCTTTTACAAGAGTGCAATTACAACCTGACAGGACCATATCAAACCCAGCAAGTTTTAGGAGGTTTTACCTTTCAATTctgcattttattttctttaattacatttttcatttccctTGAAGATAACGTGTGGGAATAAAATTCTCATAGCATCGTTTAATAACATTGAAACATTGCTTCTAGGAAAATTCCTAATAAATGTTGTACTAAAAAGATATTGAGCAGTTAtatttgcaagaaaatcatCGAAACAATTGAATTCACGATAAGTATAAATGATATTGATTTACTATTTCTTCTTTAAGAGATCTTTAAtagacaaaattaaatttaaattaatatttgattcatCTATTTTCATTTGAATCATTTGTGTAACGATTTTGTTATCCATAAtcaaaatcactttacaaCATCGTGCATCCCATGTCATCACCAAACTTCAATAAACATCTCGTAATCAACTCGATATGCAcaacaatttttcaaatttggtcAAAAAATTGCATTTTCAATTCTCAAAATGATCACAAAAGGCtcctttttcaattaattgatGACAGGAAGTTCGATTAGTTCCATCAGTGTTGAGTACCACCCAATCCTGAGACAGGAGACCATCCAATCAACAACTCCACAAAAtgtctaaaaaaaaaaatacaaccattattacaataaaattttcttggtCAACTCTTCGTCAAGTTTAAGTAACCAAATAGAAATTGAATCACTTGTTatattttgcttcttttttccATATGGGATTTACGTGGAAACTGCCTACTCTAAGAAACAGAACCAATTTTAACAGGATTATTAATTTGGGCCTCTAGCAGATGCATGTTCTAATTAGCACCACCTCTTCTTAGCTACAAGGTTTAGATATCCTAGCTTGGGCATACCTCAATTAATAAAGTAAGCCAATCGAATGCAGTTATGGTTAAGCCTAGGATCCATCGATCGTTAGTTCTCTCCCCTTACTatataaagaagaagaacacaTATTCGTAGATCAATCTTGTTGCATAAAAACTTAACAGAGAAAGTAGTTTTAAGGTTAACTAAAGTTGGTTGtatcatatatattaataCAATCAAAATCTCCAATTCCAATGTCGATAAGGTTGAAGCAATGAAATAAAACCCCCAATAACTGACAACACACCCTAGCGTCCATCCTTTTGGTCTACAAACATTAATCCATTAGGTAAGCACGATGCATTGCATCCAGTAGTTTAAGtgtcatataaaaaattcatgtaCACAAGTAATAGCAATTCAATTTGGTGCTAGCAGCCTGCCGATGAGTTTTGAGTAGCTAGGCAGACAACGTGTTACAAGGTTATAacatttgcatatgttttctAGGCATTAAGAAAGCTATGTTACAGTATGTATTAAATGGTAATAACTTGTTTCTACCAATTAGATTATACTTGGCACATTACTACTTGTTTAGAGGGAAAGCTGATTGAAGGAAACGAG
It includes:
- the LOC18596908 gene encoding serine carboxypeptidase-like 31, with the protein product MNMDFGRKLALFLILAFVSTISSVHPVTDDRHWRWYSKKELSSLGNDDLVTNLPGQPAVDFRHYAGYVTVNQKNGRALFYWFYEAMSHPDEKPLVLWLNGGPGCSSVGYGATQEIGPFIVDTDGRGIKFNNFSWNKEANMLFLESPVGVGFSYSNTSTDYDKLGDEFTANDSYNFLHQWFLKFPSYRNRTFYIAGESYAGKYVPELAELINDNNKDPSLRIELKGILLGNPETDGPEDWKGLMDYAWSHAVVSDETHKIISENCDFYSNDPWSNEDCNQAVDEVFKQYKEIDIYSLYTSVCIGDTAGSDDKSLLQVMMKRKSNMMPRILGGYDPCLDNYAKAFYNRLDVQKALHVSDGQHLRNWSICNHKIFDDWSDSKRSVLPIYKKLIAAGVRIWVYSGDTDGRVPVLSTRYSLKTLGLPIIMAWRPWYHQKQVSGWFQEYKGLTFATFRGAGHAVPCFKPSSSLAFFSAFLLGESLPYSR